A window from Pirellulales bacterium encodes these proteins:
- a CDS encoding Rne/Rng family ribonuclease gives MKQEMLINVSQPEECRIAIVEDGVLEELYIERSSQDNYVGNIYKGKVVNIEPSIQAAFIDFGVGRNGFLHISDVEPQYFRQGGYDPNKPIEDGGSHRHRGNGGDEHVGDEGEESQPQRGRRGPRPGARPRIKPPIQDILRRGDEVLVQVIKEGIGTKGPTLSTYISIPGRYLVLMPALGRVGVSRKIEDDDIRRKLRDVMLELNPPKGLGFIIRTAGIDRTKKELSRDLAYLLRLWKVIVRRIKKSPAPVDIYEESDMIIRTIRDIFTGDVDAIYIDEHAAHERAKEFLQIVMPRYVHRLQLYEGKEPLFHRYRLDEEISRIHQRKVPLRQGGSIVVDQTEALVAIDVNSGNFRADDSAEETAYQMNLLAAREIARQLRLRDLGGVIVNDFIDMRKERHRRGVERALRDAVKRDRARTKILRTSPFGLIEMTRQRIRPSLKRSVFKDCPGCEGTGVVKTAESMAIEVVRMLILASQQEDASKVAVTVADEVATYLNNKKRRELAKIEDDAGISVQIYGREGVPPEHLLVETFDSNGRDIKFQAR, from the coding sequence ATGAAGCAGGAAATGTTGATCAATGTTTCGCAGCCCGAGGAATGCCGGATTGCGATCGTCGAAGATGGTGTCTTGGAAGAGCTGTACATCGAACGCAGCAGTCAAGACAACTACGTGGGAAACATCTACAAAGGGAAAGTCGTCAATATAGAGCCGAGCATTCAGGCCGCCTTCATCGATTTCGGTGTGGGGCGCAACGGCTTTTTGCACATCAGCGACGTCGAGCCGCAATACTTCCGGCAAGGCGGCTACGATCCGAATAAGCCGATCGAGGATGGCGGCTCGCATCGCCATCGCGGCAACGGCGGAGATGAGCATGTCGGCGATGAAGGCGAAGAGTCTCAGCCGCAACGCGGCAGGCGCGGACCACGCCCAGGCGCCCGGCCGCGCATTAAGCCTCCGATTCAGGATATTCTCCGCCGCGGCGACGAGGTCCTGGTGCAGGTCATCAAGGAAGGCATCGGCACCAAAGGTCCCACGCTGTCCACCTATATCAGCATTCCGGGGCGCTATCTGGTCCTGATGCCGGCATTAGGGCGGGTGGGAGTTTCCCGCAAGATCGAAGACGACGATATCCGCCGCAAGCTGCGCGACGTGATGCTCGAACTGAACCCGCCGAAGGGGTTGGGCTTTATCATCCGCACGGCAGGAATCGATCGCACGAAGAAGGAACTGTCGCGCGACCTGGCCTATTTGCTCAGGCTCTGGAAGGTAATCGTCCGCAGGATCAAGAAGTCGCCGGCTCCCGTAGATATCTACGAAGAGAGCGACATGATCATACGCACGATTCGCGACATCTTTACCGGCGACGTCGATGCCATCTACATCGACGAGCATGCCGCGCACGAGCGTGCCAAAGAGTTTTTGCAAATCGTCATGCCGCGCTACGTGCATCGCTTGCAACTGTACGAAGGTAAAGAGCCGCTGTTTCATCGCTATCGGCTCGACGAAGAAATCAGTCGTATTCATCAGCGCAAGGTCCCCCTGAGGCAGGGCGGGTCGATCGTCGTCGACCAGACCGAGGCTCTTGTGGCGATCGACGTGAACAGCGGAAATTTTCGCGCCGACGACTCCGCCGAGGAGACCGCCTATCAAATGAATCTGCTGGCGGCTCGCGAGATCGCGCGGCAGCTGCGCTTGCGTGATCTGGGAGGCGTGATCGTCAACGACTTTATCGATATGCGTAAGGAAAGACACCGCCGCGGGGTCGAGCGCGCGCTGCGCGACGCCGTCAAGCGCGATCGGGCCAGGACCAAGATCCTGCGCACCAGCCCCTTCGGCCTGATCGAGATGACACGGCAAAGGATTCGCCCCAGCCTCAAGCGGAGCGTGTTCAAGGATTGCCCTGGCTGCGAGGGAACGGGCGTTGTCAAAACCGCCGAGAGCATGGCCATCGAGGTCGTACGCATGCTGATTTTGGCCAGCCAACAGGAGGATGCTTCGAAGGTGGCTGTCACAGTGGCTGACGAGGTGGCAACGTATCTGAACAACAAGAAACGCCGTGAATTGGCCAAAATCGAGGACGACGCCGGAATCTCGGTGCAGATTT